The following proteins come from a genomic window of Methanosarcina sp. MTP4:
- a CDS encoding DUF2769 domain-containing protein, with protein MERNEKELKSAVDLKSVIGLKLVVPDTPENLNICKQYCGTCPSLPFSPNPYLFCARGCSSANVEKKGCNCTGCPIYKKYRLGSLYFCETGKAEERRE; from the coding sequence GTGGAGAGAAATGAAAAGGAACTTAAGTCTGCGGTGGATCTTAAATCTGTAATAGGCCTTAAGTTGGTAGTGCCCGATACGCCTGAAAACCTTAATATCTGCAAACAATACTGCGGTACATGTCCGAGCCTGCCTTTCTCACCGAATCCTTACCTGTTCTGTGCCCGGGGCTGTTCTTCCGCAAATGTTGAGAAGAAGGGTTGCAATTGTACGGGCTGCCCGATTTATAAAAAATACAGATTAGGGAGTCTATATTTCTGCGAAACAGGGAAGGCTGAGGAAAGGCGGGAATAA
- a CDS encoding AMP-binding protein, which yields MQLIEDTIGEYFEKQVAVDPDHEFIVYPDRNLRFTYGQFDERVNDLAKGLLAIGIGKGDHVGIWARNVPDWLTFMFATAKIGAVLVTVNTSYRSHEVEYVLKQSDMKALAIIDRFRDVDYLQVIYELIPELRKSERGRLRSKDFPHLKSIIYVGQEKHRGMYNTNELMLLGSHSPDDELREIMGTVRSDDVVNMQYTSGTTGFPKGVMLTHKNILNNGLSIGDRQKFTHEDRLCLPVPLFHCFGIVLGVMAILTHRATLVMLEIFDPLLVLAAVQKEKCTALYGVPTMFIAEYTHPMFDMFDMSSLRTGIMAGSTCPVEAMKKVVDDMHCYQITSVYGLTEASPGMTQTTVDDPLELRVETVGKSFPGVEVCVMDPDTGEILPPDTVGELCCRGYNVMKGYYKMPEATKQAIDERGWLHSGDLGTCDENGYYRITGRIKDMIIRGGENIYPREIEEFLHVMPGIRDAQVVGIPDEKYGEIVGAFVILEEGVDLAEEDIRDYAISKIARYKVPKHIFIVDEYPLTASGKIQKYRLRDLAVELSEKSKN from the coding sequence ATGCAGCTTATTGAAGATACAATAGGGGAGTATTTTGAAAAACAGGTGGCTGTGGACCCGGACCATGAATTCATCGTTTATCCGGACCGGAACCTGCGTTTTACTTACGGGCAGTTCGACGAAAGGGTTAATGACCTGGCAAAGGGGTTGCTTGCAATCGGCATCGGAAAAGGAGACCATGTCGGGATCTGGGCGAGGAATGTCCCTGACTGGCTGACTTTCATGTTTGCAACCGCAAAAATCGGGGCCGTGCTTGTTACGGTAAACACATCCTATAGGAGCCATGAGGTGGAATACGTCCTCAAGCAGTCGGACATGAAAGCCCTGGCTATTATCGACCGCTTCAGGGATGTCGACTACCTGCAGGTCATATACGAGCTGATCCCGGAACTCAGGAAATCCGAAAGGGGACGTCTGAGGAGCAAGGATTTTCCCCACCTGAAGAGTATCATTTATGTCGGGCAGGAAAAGCACAGGGGCATGTACAATACAAACGAGTTGATGCTTCTTGGCAGCCATTCCCCTGACGATGAGCTTCGGGAAATCATGGGGACCGTTCGCTCCGATGACGTGGTCAACATGCAGTACACTTCAGGGACCACCGGCTTTCCCAAGGGGGTCATGCTAACCCACAAAAACATCCTGAACAACGGGCTTTCCATCGGGGACCGGCAAAAGTTTACCCACGAGGACCGGCTCTGCCTGCCCGTGCCTCTTTTCCACTGTTTCGGGATCGTGCTCGGGGTAATGGCGATCCTGACCCACAGGGCAACCCTGGTGATGCTGGAAATTTTCGACCCCCTGCTGGTGCTGGCTGCGGTGCAGAAAGAGAAGTGTACGGCGCTCTATGGCGTCCCGACCATGTTCATTGCCGAGTACACCCACCCCATGTTCGACATGTTTGACATGAGTTCTCTCAGGACAGGGATCATGGCAGGTTCGACCTGCCCTGTGGAGGCCATGAAAAAGGTGGTCGATGACATGCATTGCTACCAGATTACCAGCGTCTACGGGCTTACGGAAGCTTCTCCAGGTATGACCCAGACCACGGTTGACGACCCCCTGGAGCTCAGGGTGGAGACTGTAGGCAAGTCCTTCCCGGGCGTGGAAGTCTGTGTCATGGACCCCGATACGGGAGAAATCCTTCCCCCGGACACCGTGGGAGAGCTCTGCTGTCGTGGCTATAATGTGATGAAAGGCTATTATAAGATGCCGGAAGCCACAAAGCAGGCAATCGACGAGCGGGGCTGGCTGCACAGCGGAGACCTCGGGACCTGCGACGAAAATGGGTACTACCGGATAACAGGCCGCATCAAGGATATGATTATCCGGGGCGGGGAAAACATCTACCCCCGGGAAATCGAAGAGTTCCTGCACGTCATGCCCGGTATCAGGGACGCTCAGGTGGTGGGAATCCCGGACGAGAAATACGGGGAAATCGTAGGTGCTTTCGTGATCCTCGAGGAAGGCGTGGACCTTGCTGAAGAGGACATCCGGGACTATGCCATAAGCAAGATTGCCCGGTATAAAGTCCCGAAACACATTTTCATTGTTGATGAGTATCCCCTTACTGCAAGCGGCAAGATTCAGAAGTACAGGCTCAGGGATCTGGCAGTGGAACTTTCTGAAAAGAGTAAGAACTGA
- a CDS encoding thioesterase family protein: protein MFKTTVAPRFGDIDALGHVNNTVLPVWFEIGRNSIFRLFSPDLDLSPEIWHLILVRIEFDFLSQMYFRSDVEIRTFIEKIGNSSFTVGHEAWQEGELKVRGQAVLVYYDFKLQKALPLPDPVRKMLKEHMLPAAVESAESPGLEA from the coding sequence ATGTTCAAAACAACGGTTGCTCCACGCTTTGGAGATATTGACGCCCTCGGGCACGTGAATAACACGGTCCTTCCTGTCTGGTTTGAAATCGGGAGAAATTCCATATTCCGGCTTTTTAGCCCGGATCTCGACCTGTCTCCTGAAATATGGCATTTGATTCTTGTCAGGATCGAGTTTGATTTTCTTTCCCAGATGTATTTCAGGTCAGATGTGGAGATCAGGACTTTTATTGAAAAGATCGGGAACAGTTCTTTTACCGTAGGGCATGAAGCCTGGCAGGAAGGGGAACTAAAAGTAAGGGGACAGGCAGTGCTTGTCTATTACGACTTCAAGCTCCAGAAAGCTCTTCCACTTCCAGACCCTGTCCGGAAGATGCTGAAAGAGCATATGCTCCCTGCGGCGGTAGAGAGTGCGGAATCCCCCGGTTTAGAAGCCTAA
- a CDS encoding helix-turn-helix domain-containing protein: MSDENRVGSKILQLREAQEMTVEELAEASQSSVELIQQLENGALVPSLTPLLKIARALGVRLGTFLDDMPQSGPVVVRAGLSENVVRFSGKTEQPKKSALEFYSLASDKSDRHMEPFIIDIHPSPEESHKLSSHEGEEFIYVLTGEIEIFYGKDVHRLSAGDSIYYDSIVPHDVHVAGSEDTKILAVVYAPL, encoded by the coding sequence ATGTCAGATGAGAACCGTGTCGGAAGTAAGATCCTACAGCTTAGAGAAGCCCAGGAAATGACCGTTGAAGAACTGGCTGAAGCAAGCCAGAGCAGCGTGGAATTAATCCAGCAGTTAGAAAACGGAGCCCTGGTTCCGTCCTTGACACCTCTTTTAAAGATTGCCCGGGCTTTAGGCGTCCGCCTCGGTACTTTTCTGGATGACATGCCCCAGAGTGGGCCTGTGGTAGTCAGGGCAGGGCTTTCCGAAAACGTCGTCCGTTTTTCGGGAAAGACCGAACAGCCCAAAAAGAGCGCCCTGGAGTTCTACTCCCTCGCCTCGGATAAGTCAGACCGCCATATGGAGCCTTTCATCATTGACATCCACCCCTCCCCTGAGGAAAGCCACAAGCTCTCTTCCCATGAAGGTGAAGAGTTCATCTATGTCCTTACCGGGGAAATCGAGATCTTCTACGGGAAAGACGTCCACAGGCTGAGTGCAGGAGACAGCATCTATTACGACTCAATCGTCCCGCATGATGTCCACGTGGCGGGAAGCGAAGACACAAAAATCCTGGCTGTCGTCTACGCCCCTCTCTGA
- a CDS encoding nitrilase-related carbon-nitrogen hydrolase, with product MKVACVQMDVQQCMKQKNLNKALSMAVEAAENGAELIVLPEVFSTGFCYEKFDRVAESFPGPTLDDLSCFSETHDCILVGSVIEKVSAERFTAEKTASEKSSPEIGLKGGNVDENSALFYNMGFCIESGKLVGTYRKTHPFKSENIYFSKGDSIEPIFLKKHNLKIGFEICYELRFPEVARKLTLAGSGLLITTAAFPNPRSEHWKTLVKARAIENQLPHIACNRTGKAPDASYFGGSMIIDAWGDVKADAGHKECIIISELDLKHKEEVREAIPAFEDRRPELY from the coding sequence ATGAAAGTAGCCTGCGTCCAGATGGACGTGCAGCAGTGCATGAAGCAAAAAAATCTTAATAAAGCTCTCTCCATGGCGGTGGAAGCCGCAGAAAATGGAGCCGAACTTATCGTGCTTCCTGAGGTCTTTTCTACGGGTTTTTGTTATGAAAAATTTGACCGGGTTGCGGAAAGTTTCCCTGGTCCGACCCTCGACGACCTATCATGTTTTTCCGAAACTCATGACTGCATTCTTGTAGGTTCGGTAATCGAAAAAGTCTCTGCAGAAAGATTCACTGCCGAAAAAACCGCTTCAGAAAAGTCTTCTCCGGAAATTGGTTTAAAGGGTGGAAACGTCGATGAAAATTCCGCCCTCTTCTACAACATGGGCTTTTGCATTGAGTCCGGGAAGCTTGTGGGCACCTACCGGAAAACCCATCCTTTCAAAAGCGAAAACATTTACTTCTCTAAGGGTGACTCGATAGAGCCCATATTCCTGAAAAAACATAACCTGAAAATCGGTTTTGAGATCTGCTATGAACTGCGCTTCCCCGAAGTTGCGAGAAAACTCACTCTTGCCGGCTCCGGCCTCCTTATCACCACCGCCGCTTTTCCCAACCCTCGCTCGGAGCACTGGAAGACCCTTGTGAAAGCCCGGGCAATCGAAAACCAGCTCCCCCACATAGCCTGCAACCGTACCGGAAAAGCCCCTGACGCGAGCTATTTCGGAGGATCAATGATCATTGATGCCTGGGGAGATGTGAAAGCCGACGCCGGGCATAAGGAATGCATAATAATCTCAGAGCTCGATCTTAAGCACAAAGAAGAGGTAAGGGAAGCGATTCCTGCTTTTGAAGACCGGCGGCCGGAACTTTATTGA
- a CDS encoding pyruvoyl-dependent arginine decarboxylase, with protein MITKLIPRKVFFTSGVGTHPEHLESFEVALRDAGIETFNLVTVSSILPPKCEIVSREDGLKELSPGEVVFCVMSRISSNEPRRMLSTSVGCALPQDINKHGYISEYHAYGETAKDVGEHAVKLAKSMYSTWTNEIPLKTFSIPDSSVVGENGDWMTVISVAVFVI; from the coding sequence ATGATCACGAAATTAATTCCCAGGAAGGTATTTTTTACAAGTGGAGTGGGCACCCACCCCGAGCACTTAGAATCATTTGAAGTTGCGCTCCGAGATGCAGGTATTGAGACTTTTAACCTCGTGACCGTAAGTTCGATCTTGCCCCCAAAATGTGAAATTGTATCCAGGGAAGACGGTTTGAAAGAGTTAAGTCCGGGAGAAGTCGTCTTTTGTGTAATGTCCAGAATCTCTTCAAACGAACCGAGAAGGATGCTCAGTACTTCTGTCGGATGCGCTCTTCCACAAGACATAAATAAGCATGGTTATATTTCAGAATACCACGCTTATGGAGAAACTGCAAAAGACGTAGGGGAACATGCTGTAAAGCTTGCAAAAAGCATGTACAGTACCTGGACCAATGAGATACCCCTCAAGACTTTCAGCATTCCCGACTCGTCCGTTGTCGGGGAGAACGGAGATTGGATGACTGTAATCTCTGTAGCGGTTTTTGTAATCTAA
- a CDS encoding deoxyhypusine synthase codes for MHHNVFTNTPTVPIDVKDRSVSDVLDGMLRTGFQGRKLAESVQAWQNMLKEENMTVLMGLSGAMVPAGMRRVISYMIRERMIDCLVSTGANLFHDCHEALGRKHYVGSHLANDEKLFEHGVDRIYDVFAVEDEFRVADNLIADFAEEIGEMSCSSREFMYLLGKELAKRGAPEDSIVVSAYRHNIPIFVPAISDSSIGIGLTIARRRGIKIEIDQIKDVDEITEIVEKSRRTGVVYVGGGVPKNFIQQTEVIASILGNDVGGHDYAIQYTSDSPHWGGLSGCTFDEAVSWGKIAAQAKKVQVFVDATIALPIVVHALHEKCRGMKRSAPIFKWKGTEGLEIGFED; via the coding sequence ATGCATCACAATGTATTTACCAACACCCCAACCGTTCCAATAGATGTAAAGGACCGGTCCGTAAGCGATGTACTGGACGGGATGCTCAGAACCGGCTTCCAGGGTAGAAAACTGGCTGAATCAGTCCAGGCCTGGCAAAACATGCTCAAAGAAGAGAACATGACAGTCCTCATGGGCTTATCCGGAGCCATGGTCCCTGCAGGCATGCGCAGGGTCATCTCCTACATGATCCGGGAAAGAATGATCGACTGCCTTGTAAGTACCGGGGCAAACCTGTTCCATGACTGCCACGAAGCCCTTGGCAGGAAACATTACGTGGGTTCACATCTGGCAAATGACGAAAAACTTTTTGAACATGGTGTGGACCGGATCTACGACGTTTTTGCAGTTGAAGACGAGTTCAGGGTAGCTGACAACCTTATTGCGGACTTTGCAGAGGAAATCGGAGAGATGTCCTGTTCGTCAAGGGAGTTCATGTACCTGCTCGGAAAGGAACTGGCAAAGCGCGGAGCCCCAGAAGACTCAATAGTCGTAAGTGCATACAGGCACAACATCCCGATCTTTGTCCCGGCAATCTCGGACAGTTCCATTGGAATCGGGCTCACAATTGCAAGGAGAAGAGGAATAAAAATCGAAATTGACCAGATAAAAGATGTGGATGAGATCACGGAAATTGTGGAAAAATCCAGGAGAACCGGCGTAGTCTACGTTGGCGGTGGAGTTCCCAAGAATTTCATCCAGCAAACGGAAGTAATCGCGTCCATCCTGGGAAACGATGTAGGAGGGCATGATTATGCAATCCAGTACACATCAGATTCTCCCCACTGGGGAGGACTCTCAGGCTGTACTTTTGACGAAGCAGTTTCCTGGGGGAAAATAGCAGCCCAGGCAAAAAAAGTACAGGTCTTTGTGGATGCGACCATTGCTCTTCCCATAGTTGTCCATGCCCTGCATGAGAAATGCCGCGGAATGAAGCGTTCAGCCCCCATTTTCAAGTGGAAAGGAACGGAAGGGCTTGAAATCGGATTTGAGGACTAA
- a CDS encoding ArsR family transcriptional regulator, translating to MGKRTRIINDPSYLVPLLRTFGSRTHKKVFDALSSKWMTKTELDEFMGTDSGRSLQILKKAGLLESQWRVPEAGQKPSKEFHTSYSKVQVNFQCSFEDLSDIIMLTFKPYEEVKDAIEELERLVGEGNNSMSNLTRTLNKNPFYICSVARRSEHLSVMGQRLKLIEGNEENYD from the coding sequence ATGGGTAAACGAACTCGAATAATCAACGATCCTTCCTATTTAGTACCATTACTCAGGACTTTCGGGTCCCGAACTCACAAAAAAGTTTTTGATGCACTTTCGAGCAAATGGATGACAAAAACCGAACTTGATGAGTTTATGGGCACTGACTCGGGAAGAAGTCTTCAGATTCTGAAAAAAGCCGGACTTCTTGAGAGCCAGTGGAGAGTTCCCGAAGCGGGGCAGAAGCCCTCAAAAGAGTTCCATACATCCTATTCAAAAGTACAGGTAAATTTCCAGTGTTCTTTTGAAGATTTGAGCGATATAATCATGCTGACCTTTAAACCCTATGAAGAGGTCAAGGACGCAATCGAAGAACTGGAAAGACTGGTCGGAGAAGGTAATAATTCAATGAGCAACCTGACCCGGACCCTTAACAAGAACCCATTTTACATATGTTCCGTTGCCCGCAGGTCTGAACACCTTTCGGTTATGGGACAAAGATTAAAACTAATCGAAGGAAACGAGGAGAATTACGATTGA
- a CDS encoding MarR family transcriptional regulator: MIKILQTKSGVTKFQVLIEVAAHQPNVRQKEIAAKIGITPQAVSEYIKELVADGLIVTEGRVRYRITKEGVEWVLENAGELKRYARFVMEDIISHVSTWTAISREELKEGQEVYLKMEGGLLYVSSTDKTGAAGTIISNAEVGEDVGVTNLRGLIDLETASITVCKVPRVERGGSRNVDIERLKMLAASKPYISAIGVEALIALRKIGVTPNVMFGTSESVIEAAYHGLSSLVVSVDEQVAALLNRLETENLEYELVDLTLES; encoded by the coding sequence ATGATTAAAATCCTCCAGACAAAGAGCGGAGTCACGAAGTTCCAGGTCCTGATCGAGGTCGCAGCCCACCAGCCGAATGTGAGGCAAAAGGAAATCGCTGCCAAGATAGGGATAACCCCCCAGGCAGTTTCCGAATACATCAAAGAGCTGGTTGCTGACGGACTGATCGTCACCGAAGGACGGGTGAGGTACAGGATTACAAAAGAAGGCGTTGAATGGGTCCTTGAAAACGCCGGAGAACTTAAACGCTACGCCCGCTTTGTCATGGAGGACATCATCAGCCATGTCTCGACCTGGACAGCCATCTCAAGGGAAGAACTCAAGGAAGGCCAGGAGGTCTACCTGAAAATGGAAGGCGGACTCCTGTATGTCAGTAGTACTGATAAGACAGGAGCAGCCGGGACTATCATTTCCAATGCGGAAGTCGGGGAAGACGTTGGAGTAACCAACCTCAGAGGCCTCATCGACCTGGAAACCGCAAGCATTACGGTCTGCAAGGTCCCCAGGGTAGAGAGAGGGGGCTCAAGAAATGTGGACATAGAACGTTTGAAGATGCTCGCAGCTTCAAAACCGTATATATCAGCCATTGGAGTAGAAGCCCTGATAGCTCTTCGCAAGATCGGGGTAACCCCGAACGTCATGTTCGGCACCAGCGAATCCGTAATAGAGGCAGCATATCATGGGCTTTCTTCTCTTGTCGTATCCGTCGACGAACAGGTTGCGGCGCTCCTCAACCGGCTCGAGACCGAAAACCTTGAATATGAACTCGTTGACCTGACCCTTGAATCTTAA
- a CDS encoding metallophosphoesterase, translating into MKLIVLSDTHMKTGNIPPQLQTILADCDLVVHAGDFSSLEAYEAFKATGKLKAVFGNTDPFELRQRLPERLKFEVEGVKIGVVHEGGLSITDTTAQGYLAQEMGVDVLIFGHLHHPLIEKKEVMLICPGSPTKPRMSRPSVVELLIEKGSVTGRIISLEGDICGFMKFKDTLKGLEKGKKGTP; encoded by the coding sequence ATGAAACTTATCGTACTCTCCGACACTCACATGAAAACCGGCAATATCCCTCCGCAACTTCAAACCATTCTCGCTGACTGCGACTTGGTCGTCCACGCAGGCGATTTCAGTTCTCTCGAAGCTTACGAAGCTTTCAAAGCCACAGGGAAACTTAAAGCCGTTTTCGGAAATACGGACCCCTTTGAACTGAGGCAGCGCCTACCCGAAAGGCTGAAATTCGAAGTTGAGGGGGTAAAAATCGGAGTCGTGCATGAAGGAGGGCTCTCCATAACGGACACGACTGCCCAGGGCTATCTTGCACAGGAAATGGGTGTGGACGTTTTGATTTTCGGACACCTGCACCACCCCCTGATAGAGAAAAAAGAAGTAATGCTGATCTGCCCGGGCTCGCCTACCAAACCCAGGATGTCAAGGCCCAGCGTCGTGGAACTGCTAATCGAAAAAGGATCCGTAACCGGCAGGATCATTTCCCTCGAAGGAGACATCTGCGGGTTCATGAAGTTTAAGGATACCCTCAAGGGACTTGAAAAAGGCAAAAAAGGTACACCCTGA
- a CDS encoding RPA family protein, giving the protein MAGFFREVARRVFAQELKDSNLTSRDESDQYAPQYLLTPTGAKVNRIFLVGTLIEKEDIGTDSEYWRGRVSDPTGSFLVYAGQYQPEPAQFLSECELPAFVAVVGKASTYTTDDGNVLTSIRPESIQQVDELTRDLWVLDTAKETLERIKGFETEEDPNAKLAKEHYATDTAFYRSIVKKTLESLRENV; this is encoded by the coding sequence ATGGCTGGCTTTTTCAGAGAAGTGGCACGTAGAGTATTTGCTCAGGAATTGAAGGATTCGAACCTGACCTCCAGGGACGAGAGCGACCAGTACGCTCCGCAGTATCTCCTGACCCCGACCGGGGCAAAAGTGAACCGCATCTTCCTTGTGGGCACCCTTATCGAAAAAGAGGACATCGGTACGGACTCCGAGTACTGGAGAGGCAGGGTCTCGGACCCGACGGGCTCTTTCCTTGTCTACGCAGGGCAGTACCAGCCCGAACCCGCACAGTTCCTGTCGGAGTGCGAACTTCCTGCTTTTGTGGCGGTGGTGGGGAAGGCCAGTACCTACACCACAGATGACGGAAATGTCTTAACTTCAATCCGTCCCGAATCTATCCAGCAGGTGGACGAACTGACCCGGGACCTCTGGGTGCTCGATACGGCAAAAGAGACTCTTGAACGGATTAAGGGCTTTGAGACGGAAGAAGACCCAAACGCAAAACTTGCAAAGGAACACTATGCAACGGATACGGCTTTTTACCGTTCTATAGTTAAGAAAACACTTGAGTCCCTAAGGGAAAATGTGTGA
- a CDS encoding replication protein A, with protein sequence MRQIAESIKDRFLKLGVDVPIEDIEERLDELIKKFKVPDNEAQRSVVNYFLKKYSIPKNEFYVRQAEPQLTKITDISENGQWANINAKVIQLWENNHESISQVGLLGDETGIIKFTKWQNAELPNLEEGESYLFRSVVTGEYNDRFQVQLNRNSSAEKLSEPVEVGGGDFTPGQRESELRNIVDLEGNNQWVTVRGKVVQLWENSHESIEQTGLIGDETGVVKFTNWASSELPDMEEGKSYLLKNVVVSEWNGRAQIQLNRGSSIEGLDEDIEVGTSTFTYSGAMVDIQTGSGLIKRCPECKRALVKGACAEHGKVRGEYDLRIKAVLDSGTSTQDALINRELTEELAGISLDGAIAMAADALDPGVVLDRLKQELIGRYYIVSGPKLDRYLLVESIAPKDSLDRELLEAMLAELEVE encoded by the coding sequence ATGAGACAAATTGCAGAATCAATTAAAGACAGGTTTTTGAAACTTGGCGTCGATGTGCCTATTGAGGACATCGAAGAAAGACTCGACGAACTGATAAAGAAATTCAAAGTGCCTGACAATGAAGCGCAGCGCAGCGTTGTCAATTATTTCTTGAAGAAATATTCCATTCCTAAAAATGAGTTTTATGTGAGACAGGCTGAGCCTCAACTTACCAAAATTACTGATATCTCTGAAAATGGGCAGTGGGCAAACATTAATGCAAAGGTCATACAGCTCTGGGAAAACAATCACGAGTCTATTTCCCAGGTCGGACTTCTGGGGGATGAGACTGGCATCATAAAGTTTACCAAATGGCAAAACGCTGAACTCCCTAACCTCGAAGAAGGGGAAAGCTATCTTTTCCGGAGTGTGGTGACGGGTGAATATAACGACAGGTTCCAGGTCCAGCTCAATCGGAATAGCTCGGCAGAGAAGCTTTCCGAACCAGTGGAAGTCGGAGGGGGCGATTTCACTCCAGGCCAAAGGGAGTCCGAACTCAGGAATATTGTCGACCTTGAGGGAAATAACCAGTGGGTTACGGTCAGGGGAAAAGTGGTGCAGCTCTGGGAAAATTCCCACGAGTCAATAGAGCAGACAGGGCTTATAGGGGACGAGACAGGGGTTGTCAAGTTTACTAACTGGGCAAGTTCCGAACTTCCGGACATGGAAGAAGGCAAAAGTTACCTGTTGAAAAACGTGGTGGTGAGCGAGTGGAACGGCAGAGCTCAGATCCAGCTTAACAGAGGGAGTTCCATTGAAGGGCTTGATGAGGATATTGAAGTTGGGACCTCAACTTTCACATACTCCGGAGCAATGGTGGACATCCAGACTGGCTCAGGGCTGATCAAGCGCTGCCCTGAGTGTAAGCGGGCCCTTGTGAAAGGCGCCTGTGCCGAGCACGGGAAGGTAAGGGGGGAATACGATCTAAGGATCAAGGCGGTCCTGGATTCCGGAACTTCTACCCAGGATGCCCTGATAAACCGCGAACTTACCGAAGAGCTTGCAGGCATCTCCCTTGACGGCGCAATTGCCATGGCTGCAGATGCTCTTGATCCGGGGGTTGTGCTGGACAGGCTGAAACAGGAACTCATAGGAAGGTATTACATAGTTAGCGGTCCGAAACTTGACCGGTACCTCCTTGTGGAATCGATTGCACCGAAGGATTCTCTGGACAGGGAACTCCTTGAGGCAATGCTTGCGGAACTGGAGGTGGAGTAA